aactgaccttagacttactcgaattaaacctttaaatgtttagagtaaaactaagtcagtagctcaaccctcacgggggagtttgctaagttgaaataggtcaactatcatgggggagctcaatactgagttcttcgctgaatagttttgccaacatcaaaatgggggagtttgttgaaacacctttccacataattttgatttgacaaaattgtttaagtataattgaaatacatattctaaacacactaagtttaaatgctttgatttattatactaatgtgtttgttcaatgttgagttaaaactgtttataagacacaagaattaaaaggcccaagcccaatacaagtgttaaagcccaagtcaaacaactcagtacaactcggcccgtgttTGTTAAAACgatgtcgctttggacaaaacgcaactcagcaagagaaggatctagaagaccttcgggaacaacttcaagatgaagctgctgagtagtctcgacaaagcgtacaagacaacagctggcAAATAAAAACTTTcatacaaagtatttctactttgggtaaagttcagacgacacagtatactgtccagttgactttaccataaaaggagagacagtctgctgagctgactgaggacagaagatagacaattctgattggccgagagctctgagcaagtcaggatgacaacgacaggaagccgtttccctccaacggttatttcgaaattcaaaatgaccgatgcccagacgtctctataaatagtgccatcagaagcttcattctctacagaacttgatcaagccattacgctgaccaaatttctacacaagttctgcaagcaaagaagcaaagcaaatcttacactacaattcatacatttgtgtaaaagtctagagtgattatttcaatcgtctaaagtgtcttagcaaatcttttataggacaaaacacttatcatttctagagattagaaaggagaggctgagtactcgattatagtactcagcgagagattaggactgagtagaggtatagaggaaggtactcttgttatactcagttgctaagtttgtaaaaggtttgaggctctacctttaaagagctcagtagatgattcgaaatctcggaacgtgttccggggacaggacgtaggcttagaagaagccgaacctggataaatctgctgagtgaagtatttcttacctttaactccttatttatattgcttgcttaaaataaccaaaaactgaccaagtaaagaggtcaagttgagttgtgcgcgttaaacgtctgagctcaggaatagactctaagtgctatctcctgactcaagctaagaaactgacctagtcaccagttgactaagccagtatcttgctgtttactcagcgccgctgttaaaacctttttccttagaaaaagaagtctgccctaattgcgaaaaagtttaaatagttcctaacccccccattggaactatacttgcaaccttataagggaccaacatttaTTCCCGGTTCTCGACTGTTTCCCATCTCTTCGTATCGGTCTTCTGAATTACGCATACTTTTAGCtcaaaaatgtgattttccgttcgttttagctcctatttggattttaccaaataattgAGTGCCTTgcataataaaaacaaatatagacgtaaaagtattctgaatgaatataattaacatgattttcATACAAAACTAacgtaaatattaatgatattttaggtatattttgggcttaacaaaaaGCATTCACTTCATTAATTTCAATACGAAGCTTAAACATCCCACCAGATGCATATCCTTTTTCCTAATAACATTCCATTTTCGATCCAAGAAAATAAATCTGCTCTTATAGTCTGAGTAAATCTCCCCTTATTAAGAAGATGGATCGAAACAAGATTTTTCCTCATTTTTGGAGTGTGCATAAAATTCTTCAGAGTCAATATTTTCTAGAGgtgaagttcaattccacaTTATCAGTTCCATCAATAATAGTGGTGTCGGAATCACCCAACAATACTTTCTTATCCTCGGCCATAGTTGTATATCTCTTAAACATATTTTGATCATAGCAAACATGGAGAGAGATACCGGTGTCCACCCACCATCCATTTGATCCACCAATACGGTTGATCTCAGTAATCATTTCTAATAAAGGTAGTTCTTCAGTGAAGTTAACACTAGGAGTAGTGTTTGGCGTGTTCATGCATTTGCATGCCATATAACCTGGTTTCTCATATTTAAAGTAGAGAAATGTAGTGTCATTCTTAAGTGGCTGCTGTTGAAGTCTATTTTGATTCCTTTGATGGTTCTAATTCTCATTATTTTGAATGTTGCATTTCTAGTTCTGTTTGTTGTTTTGATTCTTACAAATTTTCCAATTAGGTCTCAAAATAGTAGTGGTTCTCTTGGTGTTGTTAGAGACAACAAGCAcctctttttttttccattttcgaGCTTCCTCCTTAATACGGAGATAGGTGATCAAATTTTCTAGCAAAAATTCCTTAATTTTGTGCTTGAGAACATTTTTAAAATACTTCCAAGAAGGAAGTAGTTTGTTAATAATAACACCAACTGGAAATTGTTCATTAAGATGCACACCTTCTGAGATAATCTCGTAAGCAATTTTCTAGAGTTCATGTGATTAAGTCTCCACATATTTGTCATCAGTCATCTAGAACTTGAGGTAGCAACCCACCGCATACTTCTTCATTACAGCCTCATCTGTATCATATTTCTTTTGCAAAGCATCCCAAATGTCCTTAGGAAGTTTCTGCTCAGCATTGTAGTAATCATATAAGTCATATGCCAAGCTATTAATGATGTGATTTTTGCAGAGAAAATCAGCCTCTGCTCATTTTTTCTGCAACATGCTTTTCTACCTCATTAGCAATTTCGAGAATAGCAGGCTTTTTAGAGGTAAGAACAGATGCAACATGCTTTATGGTGAGGTAGAAAAACATCTTCTATTTCCATCACCGAAATTGAGCCCCTTAAGCCAAAATGTTTGTTTATTTCAATCACCCCATTGGTTTGTTCGGTAGCCATTAAAGCAAAGAACGTCTTAAAATTGTAATTGCACAATAATGGAAGAGAATGGAATTACTGAACAAAAGTATCTAGGATGAATCGTGGACATATTTGCGTTCTTTAAGAAGTTCTCGGTTCTACCTCTAAAGTGTGACAGCAGTCTAGAACTTGGTCACCTCTAGGATGAAACAACTCAGTCAAGAATTCGATTCTGAATTGCACAATACAGAATCTTTCTAAATACACTCAAGAAGAAACTAGTACTCAATTTCGTATTTTGAAGAAAGAGTAAAAATTTCGATGTAGAAGATGAATAATAGACTTAAAAAACTGTTGTTCTGTAGGAAAAAATTGTTGAGTTTTTTTTCGAAaatcaaatgtgatgaactagTCAATGGGAGAAAAGTAAGGAGCAAAATCAGGGAAGGTTACAACATTTTTATGAAACATGATTGTGATCAGAGACCAAttcaatttgataaaaaaaaaacttaattaaataattaaatttttaaacaaataaattagttaattaaatggttaaggtgcaaaaatagtCATAACGTTTATAggtagaagcaattttacccctaaagttggcaagttgagtcaatttcagaagtattataaaacatatatgtttttttccttattctgcacaaaATCCCTTAATTAAATGAAAATTTTCTTCGAAAACTTCAAGTGTCATGTAGGTTCTTACTTTGCACAAAACGCAGATGCCCCGTGGGGCACATCCAAACATGTGAAACACCTTAATATAAACACTCGCATAAGTTATAAGTTTCCTATGTGGGACTTTTAACACTTTATATATCTCTTCGGGACTTAAGAAAGACTCGAAATAAAAACTCACACTTGCGCCTAGCCCAACATTTTCACATTGATGATATTCTTGAAATCTTCTCCTCTTTCGgtgcttcaacttcttcttcctccatcGTTGTCAACATCCACCACCGCCACATTTCTGCTCCTGAAAATTCTTCAGCAGTTGGTCAATGTTATCCCTCCTCGGATCCCTTGAATCCCGCTCTCTCCACCGATTTCACCGGTTATCTACAAGTGTTTGATTTGAGAGATAATTGAAAGCACACTAAATTCGAGAGATAGTCTTAAAACGTAATGAAATTCAAATCTTTATATCTTGAAAGAAGCATAATTTTGTTCAGAGATAGGATCTCAAAAATAATTAGGAGTCTACAATTCGAAAGGACAATTGATTGACTGTTATGATTTTGTTGAATAGCAGATCGATTTTTAGTCACGAAGAAGGTTTATGATAATCAATCCGCTAAAGACATAAAAGAATTTTATTATCAAAGTCGGAAAAAATTATGCACATAAAAGTACCACCGGTGATTCGTGATTTGAACTCTATTTGCAATTTCTCTCCGATTTTATTTTTCTCCTTGTTAGccatatttttggaaaacaATTAATTTCAATCTTGATTTGTCAGTGTTTTGTGAGCGTGTCATGGAAGCTGATTCTCAAATTGATTTTATGAGTTTTGTGATTTCTGAATTTTGAAACAAATGATTAGACGAACGATTCAATGACCGAAAAGATTTTTCTTGGATTCCTAGTTTCACTACACAAAACTTTACTAGTTCAAGCGATTACGACTAAATTAAATCAACTCAAGGAAttgaattttttgttttgttttattggTGTTGGGAGTTTGATTAAGTGAATGAAAAAACGAAATGTCCAAAAAATGTAATCGAAATTCAACAAATTATACACCGAAAATTGTAATTGAAATTGAATCAAATTTGAAAGTTAAATGAATTGATGCTTAGAAATAACCCCGAACTTTAAAAGCTTGATGATTTCCTGTGAAGATGCTGGAAATCTTGAATTGAGCCTTGAAGTTGTCAAATTGGAACTTTGTGAAGATGCTGGAAATCTTGAATTGAACCTTGAATTTGTCAAATTGGAACTTTGAAAATAGAAGTGCAATAAAGTTTGGAGTATTTATGGAAAACGCTTGGAGAATAAAGAAGCAAGTGATTTAGAAATTAAACTAAGAAAGAGAAGTGTAATAAGCTTAGGGTTCGTTTGGTGTGCGGAATAGAGGGGAAATAGAATAGCTATTCCTAAAAAAATAGTTATTTCAATATTTGGTTCaacttttttttatggaatattTATTCCATTGAATCTCTGTTCCTTGTTTTCATGGAATAACTATTCTTCAATTTATCCAAGGAATAGCCTATTTTTaatattgtaattttgtaatttacaaaattacttTCCATTAAATCCTCAATTTTCTCTCTAGTCAATTTTTCAAATCCTATAAATTTTAgcaaatccataatttatatcataaaaaaacgtgaaaaatgaaaaaatgagaaaacccttaaaaaatgtaaaaatacgaaaaatatgaaacacgaacaATGTGAATGACGTGAAAACGTTACAACCACAagaatatgcaaaaaaaaaaatgcaaaacatgaaaacgcgaaaaacaacaaaaaagaagaagcaaacacacgaaaaaacacaaaacatgaataacgagaaaaagtgacaaaacacgaaatatacaaaaacgtgaaaaatgttaaaacacaaaaacgcaaacaaaacacgaaaatatgaaaaaatacgaaaaacgtgaaaaaatgtgaataacacgaaaaggtaacaaaatacgaaaaatacaaaaacacgAGAAAGGGAAAACCCGAAAAACTAAAtcgtgaaaacacgaaaaaaaataaaaaaaatgaaaaaacaaaaaaaaatacaataatgtGAATAACATGAAAATGTGACAAAACGCGAAAAATACGAAAGTATGAACAAACacgaaaaacgtaaaaaatgcaaaaaacatgaaaaaacgttATAAACGCATTTTTCACATATTCGTGTTTTTAAcgctttttcatgttttcgtgtttttcgcttttttcacgtttttcgctttttatcacattttcgtgttttacactcttttcatgtttttatgtttttaaatatttttttacttttcatgattttcaaaattttcactttttgtgttttcacgttttcgtgtttttaacaaattttcacgtttttttttttgtgtttttcacattttctgttttccataatttttcaggttttcgtattttttacattttcgtgttttccacatcttttcacgtttttttatgttgtttgtgttttcttatatttttgtgtttttacaatttttccgtttttcatgtttttatttgtgttttgtttttaatgttttttctatttatcGTCTTTTTTTCGTCTTTCATGTTTCCCATTtttctatttatatatatatatataaagaagcAAGAAGGTTGAAAAAGATTTTGATTTTCGGATTTTGTTACGTTGTTGTGTCGTGTTTCTTCGATGCAAGATCAGAGCCTTTTATAGTTGTTGTTGGTAGAATCTTTTAGAAGCAGTCTTCCACTACTTTAACTATGATTTTTTATTGCATGTTCTCCATTTCTCAGGGAAACATGATTTGAAGTTGGCTGTAGCTGTTGAAAAAAAACAGCAAGTAGACATGTTTTTCTTGTTGCTGAGACAAATTCGTTGGAAACATGTTCTTCCACCACTTCAATTTTGTTGAGATTTTTATGGTATGTTCTCTGTATTTTTGAAGAACCATGATTCTACATTAGGATTTGGTTTGGAGTTAGTTAATGTtgttgaaaaaaattaatttctcagCATACATGTTTTTGACAGCCTTCTGTACAATTGTCAATAAAATGCTTGCATCTCCTATAATATTACTCCATTTTGGCTTCATAATCCATGTGCCCATGAGAATTTAAAGGCCCAAGATTTCATCATAAACCATGAGGAAATGCTGGAAAATAGGTCTTCTAAATTGACTTCTACATATCCCCAACTGTTAAAAAATGTTGATTTATCTTTATGATTTTTAGGGATAATACGTTatttgttaataaaaaaaaaatactcaatttgaaaaatatttgtAGATAATGAATATTTGAATGAAAAAGGAATCCAACTTATTACTATTCTTGAattacttattttatttttctttttatattttttatatttaaaaaaaaattatgacccAACAACACTACTCTTCTTATTATTCACCTTTTCCatgttcttttctttttatagaATAAAGTATATACATGGCCACTTAATTTTGTCCTTTCTAACATTGTAACCAGTTAAGTTCAAaacttaacataaaattattcaattatAGAGTTACTCGACCTTAACCGTTGTAATCTTCAATTATAGAGTTAACTGAAtgaatattctaaacaactctAGTATAGAGAGAGACAGAGAGTTATTATTAAGAGAGAACtttgaaaattataatttgaaattttcaaaattataaTTCCATGATAAGTGTTGTTCAAAATAACTTGAATTCTTAAATTATTTCGTTTTAAGgtcattttcttttataaatgGTCATAATGTTAAGTTTTAAAATTGAATGAtcataaacataaaataaaattgagcaACAAGTGTAATTTATCCTTTTTTCTGGATTCTccttatttttcttaatttgttGTCATTCATAGATAAATTGATATTACGGACAGAGATTGCATTTTACTTGACATCCATAGATAGCAGGTTTGGAAAGATTTTACTCTTCAAGAAGAAATGAAAATTAAGAAGCTTGGAAAGTTCAGCTACCATTTCTTAAATTCGAAATAGAATGATAACTGCTTTCATGCAAGTAATTGAGCAGCAAACCTGTATCAGTCAGTAGAATGTAAAAAGAGTTTACCTACTAATTTAAAAGACACCTAATAATATCAAACAAGTCTTGTACATTCATAAGTTGTATTACATATGAACAGATCAAGTAAAACCAAAAAggaaacagaattgatttcagGATCAAGTCAAATCATGATTATAGGTGAAACATAAATGAGTTgagagaatttaaaattaatcTGCTGAAAGTTGAAAGTTGGAAGACAATATATCTATTTAGTCAGACCAAAATGCTTACGAAAGCAGAACCAACGCAAAATGGTTTCATCGGATTTATATACAGCCCTCAACTCAACTGCAGGCATGATAAAATCCATGAAAGTTGCATAGAGTAGGATCTGCAGAAGTTGTGTAAAACAGTTGTACTGACACAAGCATGAAATATAATGTTAACTAATTAGAATTGCAGGCTGTAATCTAACATACATACATCCCTCTGAATCAACACATCTGTTAAATATGCTGGTATAAAACATCTTACTCATCAATGCTATATGCCTCGAGTAACCCTTGAAATCCTTGAAATCGATACCCTGCTCAGAGATCTCATTATCTGATATGCtcgtttttttttaactatttcCATGTAGAACCACCAAGTCGAATGACCTCTTCACCACTGTTATCCCTTCGAGGAACCCTTCCCAGGTCATTATCCCCTTTTTTATCACTCAAATCACCATACATATCCTTGAGCTTTGCTAGATTGCTTGATGCTGATGTTTTATCCTTGCTTCCATCAGTATATGGACTTTGATGACGATCAAATGGTCCAGCACTAGCTTGCAAGCTCATACTCCTGCTTCGGCTTCGACTCCTACTCCTGCTTCGGCTACGACGAGAACTTCCTTCTGTGTAGTGCCTATCTCCATCCCGGTTGCTTCGTTCGTAGTCCCTTCTGCTCTCTCTCTCAGGATACCTGGATCTCCTATCATAATCATACCTTCGGTCCCTTTCCCTATCCCTGTCCCTGTCTCGTCCCCGTTCTCGATCACGGTCTCTTTCTCTGTCGCGCCCCCGCTCCCTGTCCCTGTCTCTGTCTCTGTCTGAATATTCTTTATCAGAATATTCGCGACTTTGGCTGCGACGACTTCTAGGAGATCTTCTTGCATCATCCCCATTTCTATCATATAAGGGTGGCTGTATTGTACGACGAACAGGTGATGAGTCCCTGGTTGATGCACGATGAGGAGCACGCTGACCAAAAGAGACTGAAAGTGCAGCCTTCACTGAAGGTGGCCGACGTGCAGTGTCATCAGATCCATGCCGGACCGAATCCCCTGTTGCCCCAGAAGGTTTGGTAGGGAGCTTCATCTTCTCAAGATTAGATTCAATCTGCCGCAATACTGGAACAGGAATGCGCGGGAAAAGGGTATCAAAGTAGTACTGTTGGAGCAAAACATAaactattatttatattttcattacaAGGATAACATAAcatgacaacgtgaatagtacaaAGCCTTCAAACTTAATGCAACTAACCTGTCCAAGAAGCAAATCACGCACATATACGCCCATTGTAGTCTTTCGTCCATTAGAACCCGGGGAGAATTCCTGGTATATGATTTATATACCGATTCTAACAAGTTAAAATCTATAGATATTCTGAAACATCCATAAGATATACAATAACGTCCACATAATTTATGCCTAGATTCACATGCAATAGCATCTAACAAATGTTTGGCCAACTAAAAGCACATCATATTAGTTAGCAAGAGTAAGCAAGTAAAGAGTAGCACTTGTACATAAGATGACTTGAACTAGATGAAAGTTTTGTTCATCAGAGACTTGAAAATCCTACAAATATGAAAACGTATCACATAAACATGCAAAGAAGATAAGACCTCTTAGTCAGAAGAAGTTTCAGCGAGAAATGGATCCTTAAGTTTTTCTAGGAATTCATTTTGAGTTTGTAAAGAAATCTGTGAGGTTTTTTTCTCCAACAAGTTTAGTGTGTACTTCAGTAAAGAGGCAATGTTTATTCTTCCCTATTGAATTTTAATATTTCACTTTTAGTTAGATAAGATTCAAAATTACTGGTATTCCGAAGAAATTGGCGAATAAGCTAGAACATAACTTGTAGAACAATTCAGCAGCCTAAATTTATTTCCTCAAAGGTTTCCTGAAAAGCATGAGCAATCAAAATTGTTTGATACACCGCAATTACAAGAATTGCCAGAAGCTGATAATTCTTCCTTACAAAAGAGCATTTCAAGACCCTGAGATAGAAGTGAATGACTTTACTATCAGAAATTTTTCAACCTCACTGGCTCCAAAAATGAGAGAAAATATCAACTATAATATAAGAAAGGTTCTGTTGACTCCAAAACTGAGAGAAAATGTCAACTATCATATAAGAAAGGTTCTGATCAAGTACCTCATCATCTTTTATGTATGGTTCACACCAATTCCACAGGGTCTTTGGATCAGCAGCATATCTCAAGTAGAGGAATCCAATCTGCAATTAAAATTTCAATCACATCAATAACAATGCATCATAAGTTCAAATTTCGGTGGGTATGAAAGTATATCTCAGAAAACAAGCAAAACATGTGTTCGAACATGCACATACAGAAGCAAAAATTGAACATGCAGGTAATGAAATGGGAACCTCTTAACATTTTGATGCCAACAAAATACAAGATCCCTATCCTTAGCTTCAAGTAAACTGAAACAGTAGCAACAGCACAACTTTGAAGATACACAAGGGATACAATCCTGGTTCTGTTATCCATATATTCCCATAGATGTAACAGTATCAGATAAAATCGAGTGAGAATCAAAAAATCGAGACACCTCAAACCTTGGTGTTGCGTATATCTGCTCGGCAAAGCAAGTGCAGTATTATGTGGTAGTGAGAAAGTCTTAGCGACTCAAAGAAACAAGGACCCTCAACCTGGGTATGTAGAAATCTGCTATGAAAAACAAGGGCATTATCATGTGTATATATGTACTATAGTATCAAAAGAAAGATTTTAAAATGACCAGAATCAGATATGTTTTGTCCATTACCTCTTTGTAACGAACAAGCTCTTTGAAGTTCACATCCAGAAAAATCAATCAATCTTTCGATGTATCATTTCAAATTGCAATTGAATCATTAAATTACCCAGCATTGTAAATTAGTGGTTTAGAGTACAAATGAGAATAAACAGTCCAAATACAAATTTCAATTCTTTAGTGCTTAAATgtaggaaagaaaggaaaaagcCCTTATGACCAAATTAGACACAACCACATACGGCCAGTGAAAAAAACTTATGCAATGGAAAAGCCCTTCAAGCAATTTAAAGCTGTTCACTCTTGGGCAAGTTTCCAAAATTCATAACTTCTGTGATAACTTCCTTTTCACATATCAAGGTCTCTCTAATACCAAATGCGGAGACACTCAGACACAATTATTCAGTATAAAGAAGATAAACCATATAGCGAACAGATCCTATTACACAGTTCAAAAATGATTCTCACTTCAAAAACATTGGTCTCCAAAAATAATTAGTATAAATTAATTTAGCATTAAGGCAATGTGTTCTTATTTAACCTTTCTTTAGTTTCTTACATAAACAAACAATCATTCAAAAATGTTGGGAATGCTTACATGCTACTGAGCACATCGCATATCCACATCCccaacttctgagcatgaaaaCTATAAAGGAAAAGTATAAAGGGATAAGTCAATGCTTAACAAAGCTTGAAATAGTAGAGGTACTCGAATTCTTTattgttcatttatttttagagCTTCATGTATATACTGTAAGTTTTGCATTTCGATTAACTTGAAATAAGGCCTTGTTTGGATGGGGGTGTTTTAAAGTAAAGTGAAGTGTATGAAATAACTTGTTGTGTTTGGATAGAAGGTAAGGTAACTAACggtttaataatgtaattgtGTTTGGTTTGATGGTAAGGTAAAGTACGGTAATAGTTCTTAAACTCTGCCGAGGAGATGGTATCCTGAATGAAGACAAGTAACTTCGACAagtaaaacaaattaaaaagaaatagaaCAATAGCAAAGGCAGAATTCATGCAATTAAAGGATCCTTTTGTTCCACAGCTCAGATATAATCCCCAATCACACATAGCTAATCAATATAAGAGATATTAAAGAAACGATTTCATTACCCCTCTGATATAAGGAGAATCCTGGTGCTTTAAAAGTCCATGCATCTGTTTGACGGTGAGTTTCATGGTGAAAAACTTGTACAGAAGACAGAAAGCAGTAGACGGGCCACGACAGTTTCCAGTCATCCACGGCTCGACATGGTCAACTTGATTGTAGATTTCATCTATTACTTCGTGGTAAGTCTTTAACCTATAAAGCTCCTTGAAATAATCCGATGAGAGTATATTCATACAAAGAACCTTCTCTAATAGCGAATCAATGGGCTTCCCACTCGTCTGTATCTCCATAGTCAATTCTCAAAATCCCTAATATGAAAATTCGTAACCCAAAGCTTCACAACAGCGCACCTACATCAAGAATTTATCAGACTGATCGAATTAATACAAATAACCAGGAAAAGAAGTAAGTGAAAGGGGGTAAGCTACTGATTGAGTACGTTTGCAATGAAACAAAACCAAGATTACTCTTAAGGATAAAATACGACAATCCCGAAAGCAAACCACAAAGGAAAAACAAATACCTAAGAGTGAGAAAACGGAAACCGAATTAGAAGCAGAGAGCTGCAGGAATCACGATATGGGCGCGAACGGGGGTTGATTGTACCCAATTTTGGCAAGCGGCAATCGAATATTATAAATCGCAGAAACAAAACCTAAAGTACTGAATGAGATCTAGAAAAAGAAGAACAATTGCCC
The DNA window shown above is from Euphorbia lathyris chromosome 1, ddEupLath1.1, whole genome shotgun sequence and carries:
- the LOC136203009 gene encoding pre-mRNA splicing factor SR-like 1 isoform X3 → MWICDVLSSIFLHTQVEGPCFFESLRLSHYHIILHLLCRADIRNTKIGFLYLRYAADPKTLWNWCEPYIKDDEEFSPGSNGRKTTMGVYVRDLLLGQYYFDTLFPRIPVPVLRQIESNLEKMKLPTKPSGATGDSVRHGSDDTARRPPSVKAALSVSFGQRAPHRASTRDSSPVRRTIQPPLYDRNGDDARRSPRSRRSQSREYSDKEYSDRDRDRDRERGRDRERDRDRERGRDRDRDRERDRRYDYDRRSRYPERESRRDYERSNRDGDRHYTEGSSRRSRSRSRSRSRSRSMSLQASAGPFDRHQSPYTDGSKDKTSASSNLAKLKDMYGDLSDKKGDNDLGRVPRRDNSGEEVIRLGGSTWK
- the LOC136203009 gene encoding pre-mRNA splicing factor SR-like 1 isoform X2, encoding MEIQTSGKPIDSLLEKVLCMNILSSDYFKELYRLKTYHEVIDEIYNQVDHVEPWMTGNCRGPSTAFCLLYKFFTMKLTVKQMHGLLKHQDSPYIRGIGFLYLRYAADPKTLWNWCEPYIKDDEEFSPGSNGRKTTMGVYVRDLLLGQYYFDTLFPRIPVPVLRQIESNLEKMKLPTKPSGATGDSVRHGSDDTARRPPSVKAALSVSFGQRAPHRASTRDSSPVRRTIQPPLYDRNGDDARRSPRSRRSQSREYSDKEYSDRDRDRDRERGRDRERDRDRERGRDRDRDRERDRRYDYDRRSRYPERESRRDYERSNRDGDRHYTEGSSRRSRSRSRSRSRSRSMSLQASAGPFDRHQSPYTDGSKDKTSASSNLAKLKDMYGDLSDKKGDNDLGRVPRRDNSGEEVIRLGGSTWK
- the LOC136203009 gene encoding pre-mRNA splicing factor SR-like 1 isoform X1, coding for MEIQTSGKPIDSLLEKVLCMNILSSDYFKELYRLKTYHEVIDEIYNQVDHVEPWMTGNCRGPSTAFCLLYKFFTMKLTVKQMHGLLKHQDSPYIRGSLFVTKRFLHTQVEGPCFFESLRLSHYHIILHLLCRADIRNTKIGFLYLRYAADPKTLWNWCEPYIKDDEEFSPGSNGRKTTMGVYVRDLLLGQYYFDTLFPRIPVPVLRQIESNLEKMKLPTKPSGATGDSVRHGSDDTARRPPSVKAALSVSFGQRAPHRASTRDSSPVRRTIQPPLYDRNGDDARRSPRSRRSQSREYSDKEYSDRDRDRDRERGRDRERDRDRERGRDRDRDRERDRRYDYDRRSRYPERESRRDYERSNRDGDRHYTEGSSRRSRSRSRSRSRSRSMSLQASAGPFDRHQSPYTDGSKDKTSASSNLAKLKDMYGDLSDKKGDNDLGRVPRRDNSGEEVIRLGGSTWK
- the LOC136203009 gene encoding pre-mRNA splicing factor SR-like 1 isoform X4, with amino-acid sequence MEIQTSGKPIDSLLEKVLCMNILSSDYFKELYRLKTYHEVIDEIYNQVDHVEPWMTGNCRGPSTAFCLLYKFFTMKLTVKQMHGLLKHQDSPYIRGSLFVTKRFLHTQVEGPCFFESLRLSHYHIILHLLCRADIRNTKFT
- the LOC136203009 gene encoding pre-mRNA splicing factor SR-like 1 isoform X5; translated protein: MEIQTSGKPIDSLLEKVLCMNILSSDYFKELYRLKTYHEVIDEIYNQVDHVEPWMTGNCRGPSTAFCLLYKFFTMKLTVKQMHGLLKHQDSPYIRGFSCSEVGDVDMRCAQ